From one Rhizobium rosettiformans genomic stretch:
- the prfA gene encoding peptide chain release factor 1 translates to MAKLPVEKMRELERRFGEIEARMSAGPAADVYVKLASEYSELEPVVKKIREYQAAIDEADGLRAMLSDKATDREMRELAEMELPELESRIEALGDEMQILLLPKDAADEKSAILEIRAGTGGSEAALFAGDLFRMYERFASTKGWKVEVLSASEGEAGGYKEIIATISGRGVFSKLKFESGVHRVQRVPETEASGRIHTSAATVAVLPEAEDIDIEIKPEDIRIDTMRASGAGGQHVNTTDSAVRITHLPTGLIVTSSEKSQHQNRAKALQVLRSRLYDIERQKLDSERSANRKSQVGSGDRSERIRTYNFPQGRVTDHRINLTLYKLDRMIEGDLDEMLDALISDYQAGQLAQLGENQ, encoded by the coding sequence GTGGCGAAGCTTCCTGTCGAGAAAATGCGCGAACTCGAACGCCGCTTCGGCGAGATCGAAGCGCGAATGTCTGCGGGACCGGCAGCCGACGTCTATGTGAAGCTCGCATCGGAATATTCAGAACTCGAGCCGGTCGTGAAGAAGATCCGCGAATACCAGGCAGCGATCGACGAAGCCGACGGCTTGCGCGCCATGCTGTCCGACAAGGCGACAGACCGGGAGATGCGCGAGCTCGCGGAGATGGAGCTACCCGAACTCGAAAGCCGGATCGAGGCACTCGGAGACGAGATGCAGATCCTGCTCCTGCCGAAGGACGCGGCCGACGAAAAGAGCGCGATCCTCGAAATCCGCGCCGGAACCGGCGGGTCCGAGGCAGCACTCTTTGCCGGTGACCTGTTCCGGATGTATGAGCGCTTTGCCTCGACCAAGGGCTGGAAGGTCGAAGTGCTCTCCGCCAGCGAAGGGGAAGCCGGCGGCTACAAGGAAATCATCGCCACGATCAGCGGTCGTGGCGTGTTTTCCAAACTGAAGTTCGAGTCCGGCGTACACCGCGTGCAGCGCGTGCCGGAGACTGAAGCGAGCGGACGTATTCACACCTCTGCAGCAACCGTTGCAGTGTTGCCTGAAGCCGAAGACATCGACATCGAGATCAAGCCTGAAGACATCCGGATCGACACGATGCGCGCCTCGGGTGCCGGTGGCCAGCACGTCAATACGACGGACTCGGCCGTGCGCATCACGCATTTGCCGACCGGACTGATCGTGACATCCTCGGAGAAATCACAGCACCAGAATCGCGCCAAGGCCCTGCAGGTACTGCGCTCGAGGCTTTACGACATCGAACGGCAGAAGCTGGACAGCGAGCGATCGGCCAACCGCAAGAGCCAGGTTGGTTCGGGCGACCGCTCCGAGCGTATCCGCACCTATAACTTCCCGCAGGGGCGCGTGACCGATCACCGGATCAACCTGACACTCTACAAGCTCGACCGGATGATCGAAGGCGATCTCGACGAAATGCTGGATGCGCTGATCTCGGATTACCAGGCCGGGCAGCTTGCGCAGCTGGGCGAAAACCAGTGA
- the ptsP gene encoding phosphoenolpyruvate--protein phosphotransferase, translating to MRDLSAGPRVLLKRLRELMAEPLEPQERLDRIVRQIANNMVAEVCSVYVLRSDGVLELYATEGLNKDAVHLAQLKMGQGLVGTIAASAQSLNLSDAQAHPAFRYLPETGEEIYHSFLGVPILRAGRSLGVLVVQNKAQRNYREDELEALETTAMVIAEMIATGELKKITRPGLELDLTRPVSIDGDSYSEGIGLGYVVLHEPRIVVTNLLNEDSETEIRRLATALGSLRISIDDMLSRREISMEGEHRDVLETYRMFAHDQGWVRRMEEAIHNGLTAEAAVEKVQSDTKARMMRLTDPYLRERMHDFDDLANRLLRQLTGFSPHSAAEGFPNDAIVFARAMGAAELLDYPRANLRGLVLEEGAVTSHVVIVARAMGIAVVGQAAGAVALAENGDPVIIDGDDGKVHVRPVADLQKAYEEKVKLRAKRQEQFRALRDVEPVTKDGHRIKLQMNAGLLVDLPQLADSGADGIGLFRTELQFMISSTMPKGEEQESFYRSVLKQAAGSPVTFRTLDIGGDKVVPYFRSQEEENPALGWRAIRLSLDRPGLLRTQLRALLKAASGAELKMMLPMVTEVWEIRAVRELMQKEIQHISKFGHQLPKKLQFGAMLEVPALLWQLDELMDEVDFVSVGSNDLFQFSMAVDRGNARVSDRFDVLGRPFLRILRDIVRAGERNKTPVTLCGEMASKPLSAMALLGIGFRSISMSPTAIGPVKAMLLGLDIGQLSEVLMAALDDDTPGVSVRDLLLRHAEEHNIPV from the coding sequence ATGAGAGACCTTTCTGCGGGTCCCCGCGTCCTCCTCAAGCGGCTGCGCGAATTGATGGCGGAGCCGCTCGAGCCGCAGGAGCGACTGGATCGGATCGTTCGCCAGATCGCGAACAACATGGTCGCAGAGGTGTGCTCCGTCTATGTGCTGCGCTCCGACGGCGTTCTCGAACTCTATGCGACCGAAGGTCTGAACAAGGACGCTGTTCACCTGGCGCAGCTGAAGATGGGTCAGGGTCTCGTCGGCACGATCGCGGCCTCTGCCCAGTCGCTCAATCTTTCGGATGCCCAGGCGCATCCGGCCTTCCGTTACCTGCCGGAAACCGGCGAAGAGATCTACCACTCCTTCCTTGGTGTGCCGATCCTGCGCGCCGGGCGAAGCCTCGGCGTTCTCGTCGTGCAGAACAAGGCGCAGCGCAATTATCGCGAGGACGAGCTCGAAGCGCTCGAAACGACTGCGATGGTGATTGCGGAAATGATCGCCACCGGCGAGCTCAAGAAGATCACTCGTCCTGGCCTCGAACTTGATCTGACACGACCCGTTTCGATCGACGGCGACAGCTATTCCGAGGGCATCGGCCTCGGCTACGTCGTGCTGCACGAGCCGCGCATCGTCGTCACCAATCTTTTGAACGAAGACAGCGAGACGGAAATACGCCGTCTGGCAACGGCGCTCGGATCGCTCCGCATCTCGATCGACGACATGCTGTCGCGGCGCGAGATTTCCATGGAAGGCGAGCACCGCGACGTGCTCGAAACCTACCGCATGTTCGCTCATGATCAGGGCTGGGTGCGGCGCATGGAAGAGGCGATCCACAACGGCCTGACGGCGGAAGCTGCGGTCGAGAAGGTGCAGAGCGACACCAAGGCGCGCATGATGCGCCTCACCGATCCCTATCTGCGCGAACGCATGCACGACTTCGACGATCTCGCGAACCGCCTGCTGCGCCAGCTCACCGGCTTTTCGCCGCACAGTGCTGCCGAAGGCTTCCCGAACGACGCGATCGTCTTTGCCCGCGCGATGGGGGCGGCAGAATTGCTCGACTATCCGCGTGCGAATTTGCGCGGCCTCGTGCTCGAAGAAGGCGCCGTCACCAGCCACGTCGTGATCGTTGCGCGCGCCATGGGCATTGCGGTCGTCGGCCAGGCGGCGGGTGCCGTGGCGCTCGCTGAAAACGGTGATCCCGTCATCATCGATGGTGACGACGGCAAGGTGCATGTGCGCCCGGTCGCCGACCTGCAGAAGGCCTATGAGGAAAAGGTCAAGCTCCGGGCCAAGCGGCAGGAACAGTTCCGCGCGCTGCGCGATGTCGAGCCTGTCACCAAGGACGGTCACCGGATCAAGCTGCAGATGAATGCGGGCCTTCTGGTCGATCTGCCGCAACTGGCCGATTCCGGTGCCGATGGCATCGGGCTGTTCCGCACCGAGTTGCAGTTCATGATTTCCTCGACCATGCCGAAGGGCGAGGAGCAGGAGAGCTTTTACCGCAGTGTGCTGAAACAGGCCGCTGGCAGTCCGGTCACCTTCCGCACGCTCGATATCGGTGGCGACAAGGTTGTTCCCTATTTTCGCTCCCAGGAAGAAGAGAACCCGGCGCTTGGCTGGCGGGCGATCCGCCTGTCGCTCGATCGGCCGGGACTTTTGCGCACGCAGCTGCGCGCGCTGTTGAAGGCAGCCTCCGGCGCCGAGTTGAAGATGATGCTGCCCATGGTCACAGAGGTCTGGGAGATCCGGGCCGTGCGCGAACTGATGCAGAAGGAGATCCAGCACATCTCCAAGTTCGGCCATCAATTGCCGAAAAAGCTGCAATTCGGCGCCATGCTCGAAGTGCCGGCGCTGCTTTGGCAGCTCGACGAGCTGATGGACGAGGTGGATTTCGTCTCGGTCGGATCGAACGACCTGTTCCAGTTTTCCATGGCCGTGGATCGCGGCAATGCCCGGGTCTCGGACCGCTTCGACGTGCTCGGGCGGCCGTTCCTCCGGATCCTCAGGGATATCGTTCGGGCCGGAGAGCGTAACAAGACGCCGGTGACGCTGTGCGGTGAGATGGCGTCGAAGCCGCTTTCGGCCATGGCTTTGCTCGGCATCGGCTTCCGTTCGATCTCGATGTCGCCGACCGCGATCGGTCCGGTCAAGGCAATGCTGCTCGGTCTCGACATCGGTCAGCTCTCCGAGGTTCTGATGGCTGCGCTTGACGACGACACCCCGGGCGTGTCAGTGCGCGACCTGCTCCTTCGCCATGCGGAAGAGCACAACATCCCCGTCTGA
- a CDS encoding aspartate kinase, whose product MARIVMKFGGTSVANLDRIYNVARHVKREVDAGHEVAVVVSAMSGKTNELVDWVQNMPKVAGAASPFYDAREYDAVVASGEQVTAGLLAIALQSMDINARSWQGWQIPIKTDNAHGAARIQEIDGTEIIRRMGEGQVAVVAGFQGIGPDNRIATLGRGGSDTSAVAIAAGVKADRCDIYTDVDGVYTTDPRIEPKARRLKKIAFEEMLEMASLGAKVLQVRSVELAMVHKVRTFVRSSFEDPDAPGMGDLMNPPGTLICDEEEIVEQEVVTGIAYAKDEAQISLRRLADRPGVSAAIFGPLAESHINVDMIVQNISEDGSKTDMTFTVPSGDVDKALAVLGSNKEKIGFDVVQSEKGLVKVSVIGIGMRSHAGVAATAFRALAEKGINIKAITTSEIKISILIDGPYAELAVRTLHSCYGLDKN is encoded by the coding sequence ATGGCTCGCATCGTCATGAAGTTCGGCGGAACATCCGTCGCCAATCTGGATCGCATCTATAACGTCGCGCGCCATGTGAAACGCGAAGTCGATGCGGGTCACGAAGTGGCCGTCGTCGTCTCGGCCATGTCGGGCAAGACCAACGAGCTGGTCGACTGGGTGCAGAATATGCCCAAGGTCGCCGGCGCCGCTTCGCCGTTTTACGATGCGCGTGAATATGATGCCGTCGTGGCTTCGGGCGAACAGGTGACTGCTGGCCTGCTGGCGATTGCGCTCCAGTCGATGGACATTAATGCGCGCTCCTGGCAGGGCTGGCAGATCCCGATCAAGACCGACAACGCTCATGGTGCGGCTCGCATCCAGGAGATCGACGGCACCGAGATCATTCGCCGCATGGGCGAGGGCCAGGTGGCAGTCGTGGCCGGTTTTCAGGGCATCGGCCCTGATAACCGCATCGCGACGCTCGGCCGTGGTGGCTCGGATACCTCGGCCGTTGCGATTGCCGCTGGCGTGAAGGCCGACCGCTGCGACATCTATACCGACGTCGATGGCGTCTACACGACCGATCCGCGCATCGAGCCCAAGGCGCGTCGCCTGAAGAAGATCGCGTTCGAGGAAATGCTCGAAATGGCCTCGCTCGGCGCCAAGGTGCTGCAGGTCCGCTCCGTCGAACTCGCCATGGTACACAAGGTCCGCACCTTTGTGCGCTCCAGCTTTGAAGATCCCGATGCGCCGGGCATGGGTGATCTGATGAACCCGCCCGGTACGTTGATTTGCGATGAGGAAGAGATCGTGGAACAGGAAGTCGTCACCGGTATTGCCTATGCCAAGGATGAAGCCCAGATTTCGCTGCGTCGTCTGGCCGACCGGCCGGGTGTTTCCGCTGCGATCTTCGGGCCGCTGGCCGAATCCCATATCAATGTCGACATGATCGTCCAGAACATCTCGGAAGACGGTTCGAAGACCGACATGACCTTCACCGTGCCATCTGGTGACGTGGACAAGGCGCTCGCCGTTCTCGGCTCCAACAAGGAGAAGATCGGCTTCGACGTCGTCCAGAGCGAGAAGGGTCTCGTCAAGGTTTCCGTCATCGGTATCGGCATGCGCAGCCATGCAGGCGTTGCCGCGACCGCCTTCCGGGCGCTGGCCGAGAAGGGCATCAACATCAAGGCGATCACAACCTCCGAGATCAAGATCTCGATCCTGATCGACGGCCCCTATGCCGAGCTTGCGGTTCGCACTTTGCATTCCTGCTACGGTCTGGATAAGAATTGA
- the mprF gene encoding bifunctional lysylphosphatidylglycerol flippase/synthetase MprF, translating into MKVADEFPEALEGDTLPPPSFFNRHAKSIAAIMAFVVFAAVGYAVYRLTEEVSYADVLRSLAATSAASIALAIIFTMLSFLTLCFYDLNALSFIDRKRPWPEVALTAFSAYAVGNVAGFGALSGGAIRYRAYSRAGLSPDEIGRIIAFVTLSFSLGLAILTTGSLIPMAGEIAPLLGMTSETLATVSTVILLAIFLLLGIARRGRLKIAGRTLNLPDTGTLSRQFLVTVLDVAFAASVLYALLPTEAQISWPAFFVVFAVAIGIGVVSHVPAGLGVFEAVMLAAFGSEVPADALLASLVVYRAIYYVLPLVIAILLVTVTELQRLKSSPLASGAARTAGRLAPTLLAALALVLGAMLVLSSVTPTPGDNLDLLARFLPLPVVEGAHFLASILGLMLVIVARGLAQRLDGAWWGALVIALLALVLSLAKAVAIYEAALLAILVLALLPSRRLFHRKASLGQALTSSWLLAVAVLIGGAIIVLLFVYRDVEYSHALWWQFAFDAEAPRSLRAMLGLTVVAMGICLFSLMRPAAPAIRPAKEEELAKAVAISDRNDVADANLVRTGDKSVMVSPDGEAFLMYGRQGRSLIAFLDPIGPKASRDELVWQFVEKARASGCRAVFYQASPAILPVIADAGMKAFKLGEMAVVDLQRFDLKGGKWAGLRQTAAKGERDGLTFEIIRTESVTPIIDDLRQISDAWLDHHRAKEKGFSLGAFTDAYMTAQPVAILRHEGRIVAFANLLLTDTREEASIDLMRFAPDAPKGAMDFLFVRLMTTLRDQGYRHFNLGMAPLSGLSRREVAPVWDRVANTFYEHGERFYNFKGLRAFKSKFHPDWQPHYLAVAGGLNPVLALLDATLLIGGGLKGVVKK; encoded by the coding sequence ATGAAAGTTGCAGACGAATTTCCCGAGGCTCTCGAGGGTGACACGCTCCCGCCGCCCTCTTTCTTCAACAGGCATGCGAAGTCGATCGCAGCGATCATGGCTTTCGTCGTCTTCGCCGCCGTCGGCTATGCCGTTTACCGACTGACGGAAGAGGTCAGCTACGCGGATGTCCTGCGGTCGCTGGCCGCGACGAGCGCCGCCTCGATCGCACTTGCGATCATCTTCACCATGCTGAGCTTCTTGACGCTTTGCTTCTACGACCTGAACGCACTCTCGTTCATCGACCGCAAGCGCCCCTGGCCGGAAGTCGCGCTCACCGCCTTCAGCGCCTATGCCGTCGGCAATGTCGCTGGTTTCGGAGCCCTGTCGGGCGGCGCGATCCGGTACCGCGCCTATTCCCGCGCCGGCCTCTCACCGGATGAAATCGGCCGCATCATCGCTTTCGTCACGCTTTCCTTCTCACTTGGCCTCGCAATTTTGACCACCGGAAGCCTGATACCGATGGCGGGCGAAATCGCGCCGCTCCTCGGCATGACCTCCGAGACGCTTGCGACGGTCAGCACCGTGATCCTGCTCGCGATCTTCTTGCTTCTCGGCATCGCCCGGCGCGGCCGTCTGAAGATTGCCGGCCGTACGCTGAACCTTCCCGATACCGGCACCCTGTCGCGGCAATTCTTGGTGACCGTTCTCGACGTCGCCTTCGCCGCCTCCGTACTTTACGCTCTGTTGCCGACAGAAGCGCAGATCTCCTGGCCGGCCTTCTTCGTTGTCTTCGCGGTTGCCATCGGCATCGGCGTCGTCAGCCATGTACCGGCAGGTCTCGGCGTCTTCGAAGCCGTCATGCTCGCCGCCTTCGGCTCCGAGGTACCGGCCGATGCCTTGCTAGCCTCGCTCGTCGTCTACCGCGCGATTTACTATGTCCTGCCGCTCGTCATCGCGATCCTCCTGGTCACGGTGACGGAATTGCAGCGGCTGAAATCGAGCCCGCTGGCATCGGGTGCGGCAAGAACTGCCGGCCGCCTTGCGCCGACCCTTCTCGCGGCCCTCGCCCTCGTTCTTGGCGCCATGCTCGTCCTGTCGAGCGTCACGCCGACGCCCGGCGACAATCTCGACCTGCTCGCCAGGTTCCTGCCGCTCCCCGTGGTCGAAGGTGCGCATTTCCTCGCCAGCATTCTCGGCTTGATGCTGGTCATCGTCGCCCGCGGCCTCGCCCAGAGACTGGACGGTGCCTGGTGGGGCGCCCTCGTTATCGCGCTGCTCGCTCTGGTCCTGTCGCTTGCCAAGGCGGTCGCCATCTATGAAGCGGCCCTTCTGGCCATTCTGGTCCTCGCGCTCCTGCCGAGCCGCCGGCTGTTTCATCGCAAGGCGTCTCTCGGCCAGGCGCTGACGTCTTCCTGGCTGCTCGCCGTCGCCGTCCTGATTGGCGGCGCGATCATCGTGCTGCTCTTCGTCTATCGCGATGTCGAATACAGCCATGCGCTCTGGTGGCAGTTCGCCTTCGATGCCGAAGCGCCGCGCTCGCTGCGCGCCATGCTCGGCCTCACCGTGGTTGCCATGGGCATCTGCCTCTTCAGCCTCATGCGCCCGGCAGCCCCGGCCATCCGTCCCGCAAAAGAGGAAGAACTGGCCAAAGCCGTCGCCATTTCAGACCGGAACGACGTGGCCGACGCCAATCTCGTGCGCACCGGCGACAAGTCGGTAATGGTCTCGCCCGATGGCGAAGCCTTCCTCATGTACGGACGTCAGGGGCGCTCGCTGATCGCGTTTCTCGATCCGATCGGGCCGAAAGCCTCTCGCGACGAACTCGTCTGGCAGTTCGTCGAGAAAGCCCGCGCGAGCGGATGCCGCGCCGTCTTCTACCAGGCGTCACCCGCCATCCTGCCGGTCATTGCCGATGCCGGCATGAAGGCGTTCAAACTCGGCGAAATGGCCGTGGTCGATCTCCAGCGCTTCGACCTCAAGGGCGGCAAATGGGCAGGCCTGCGCCAGACCGCTGCCAAGGGCGAGCGCGACGGGCTCACCTTCGAGATCATCCGGACGGAGAGTGTCACTCCGATAATCGATGATCTCCGCCAGATCTCCGACGCCTGGCTCGACCATCACCGGGCGAAGGAGAAGGGCTTTTCCCTCGGCGCCTTCACCGATGCCTACATGACAGCACAACCGGTCGCCATCCTGCGCCACGAAGGCCGCATCGTCGCTTTCGCCAATCTGCTTCTGACGGACACCCGCGAGGAAGCCTCGATCGATCTGATGCGCTTCGCCCCGGATGCCCCGAAAGGCGCGATGGACTTCCTCTTCGTCCGACTGATGACGACGCTCCGCGATCAGGGCTACCGCCATTTCAACCTCGGCATGGCGCCGCTCTCCGGTCTCTCACGCCGCGAGGTCGCCCCTGTCTGGGACCGCGTCGCCAACACCTTCTATGAACACGGCGAACGCTTCTACAACTTCAAGGGCCTTCGCGCCTTCAAGTCCAAATTCCATCCCGACTGGCAGCCGCATTACCTTGCGGTCGCCGGTGGTCTCAATCCCGTACTGGCCCTGCTCGACGCGACACTGCTGATCGGCGGCGGCCTGAAAGGCGTAGTGAAGAAATGA
- a CDS encoding virulence factor family protein: MKFLLRTTILALPLLAALTHLIPHNAYAEGPPLDTGMIPSPLTLMPDGDPQALVVLLSDAPGWQPSDQLEAEGLQANGAIVVGIDTPKYIASLSQDKGDCIYTVSDIEALAHQLQRRAGNSNLLPPIIAGRGEGGALALAILAQTPKATIGQTLALDPEAGIPLTKQFCTPAEKKVVGDRMIYGLTPGDLPDPATVLFSPAAKADARAQVAALETSHPDIDQRDVGSDPSKSFSDTIDELIAAGNATETPLGLPLTVLDAVPTRDTMAVIYSGDGGWRDLDSQVGTHLQSSGIPVVGVDSLRYFWTKETPEQTAADLATIIHTYEKRWKVKHVLLIGYSFGADILPAAYNGLPEKLKPRVTQMSLLALSHQADYEVSVSGWLGTGNSGGSDPLTDVAKINPSIVQCMFGTEEEDDACKQLVGGPVETIGIKGGHHFDGDYPALAKRILDGLDSRMAK; this comes from the coding sequence ATGAAATTCCTGCTGCGGACGACCATCCTCGCTCTTCCTCTCCTCGCGGCTCTCACGCACCTCATCCCGCACAATGCCTATGCGGAGGGTCCCCCGCTCGACACCGGCATGATCCCCTCGCCCCTCACTCTCATGCCCGACGGTGATCCCCAGGCGCTCGTGGTGCTGCTCTCCGATGCACCAGGATGGCAGCCGTCAGACCAGCTGGAAGCGGAAGGGCTCCAAGCCAATGGCGCAATCGTCGTCGGCATCGACACACCCAAATACATCGCATCCCTCTCGCAGGACAAAGGCGACTGCATCTACACGGTTTCGGATATCGAGGCACTTGCCCACCAATTGCAGCGCAGGGCCGGAAATTCCAATCTCCTCCCGCCCATCATCGCAGGTCGCGGCGAAGGCGGCGCTCTCGCGCTTGCCATCCTCGCCCAGACACCGAAGGCGACGATCGGCCAGACGCTCGCCCTCGATCCCGAGGCCGGCATCCCCCTCACCAAACAGTTCTGCACCCCGGCGGAGAAGAAGGTTGTCGGCGACAGGATGATCTACGGCCTCACCCCGGGCGACCTGCCCGATCCCGCAACCGTCCTGTTCAGTCCGGCAGCCAAGGCCGATGCCCGCGCCCAAGTGGCAGCGCTCGAAACCAGCCATCCGGACATAGACCAGCGCGACGTCGGCAGCGATCCGTCGAAATCCTTCTCCGACACCATCGACGAATTGATCGCCGCCGGCAACGCCACCGAAACGCCGCTCGGTCTGCCGCTCACTGTCCTCGACGCTGTGCCGACCCGTGACACGATGGCCGTGATCTATTCCGGGGATGGCGGCTGGCGCGACCTCGACAGCCAGGTCGGCACCCATCTCCAGTCGTCCGGAATCCCTGTCGTCGGCGTGGATTCGCTGCGTTATTTCTGGACGAAAGAGACACCCGAACAGACAGCCGCCGATCTCGCCACGATCATCCACACCTATGAGAAGCGCTGGAAGGTGAAGCATGTGCTGTTGATCGGCTATTCTTTCGGCGCAGACATCCTACCCGCCGCCTACAATGGCCTGCCCGAAAAGCTAAAACCGCGCGTCACCCAAATGAGCCTGCTCGCACTCTCGCATCAGGCAGACTACGAGGTCTCGGTCTCCGGCTGGCTGGGCACAGGCAACAGTGGTGGATCCGATCCGCTGACAGACGTGGCGAAGATCAATCCGTCGATCGTTCAGTGCATGTTCGGAACGGAGGAAGAAGATGATGCCTGCAAGCAGCTGGTCGGCGGACCGGTCGAGACGATCGGCATCAAGGGTGGCCATCACTTTGACGGGGACTACCCGGCGCTCGCGAAGCGGATCCTCGACGGCCTCGACAGTCGAATGGCCAAATAG
- the ubiG gene encoding bifunctional 2-polyprenyl-6-hydroxyphenol methylase/3-demethylubiquinol 3-O-methyltransferase UbiG: MSAEARTTIDQSEVDRFSAMAAEWWDPTGKFKPLHKINPVRLAYIRDKVVEHYGRDPKSPRPLEGLRILDIGCGGGLLSEPVARMGASVLGADASEKNIKIAMTHSAQSGVEVDYRAVTAEALAAQGETFDIVLNMEVVEHVADVDFFLSTCASMVRPGGLMLVSTINRTLKAAALAIVGAEYVLRWLPRGTHQYEKLVRPEEIERPLSANGMQILETKGVFFNPLQNQWNLSADIDVNYMMLASRPGSAT; encoded by the coding sequence ATGAGTGCAGAGGCCCGCACCACCATCGATCAGTCCGAAGTCGACCGCTTTTCCGCCATGGCGGCCGAGTGGTGGGATCCGACCGGCAAGTTCAAGCCCTTGCACAAGATCAATCCGGTGCGCCTTGCCTATATCAGGGACAAGGTGGTCGAGCATTATGGCCGCGATCCGAAGAGCCCCCGCCCGCTAGAGGGCCTGCGCATCCTCGACATCGGTTGCGGCGGCGGCCTTCTGTCCGAACCCGTTGCCCGCATGGGTGCGAGCGTGCTCGGCGCCGACGCCTCCGAGAAGAACATCAAGATCGCCATGACCCACTCCGCCCAGAGCGGCGTGGAAGTCGATTACCGTGCCGTGACGGCCGAAGCGCTCGCAGCCCAAGGCGAGACCTTCGACATCGTGCTGAACATGGAAGTCGTCGAGCATGTTGCCGACGTCGATTTCTTCCTCTCGACCTGCGCCTCCATGGTACGCCCCGGCGGCCTGATGCTCGTCTCTACCATCAATCGGACGCTGAAAGCCGCAGCCCTTGCCATCGTCGGCGCCGAATATGTCCTGCGCTGGCTGCCTCGCGGCACCCATCAATACGAGAAGCTGGTCCGCCCCGAGGAAATCGAACGGCCCCTCTCGGCAAATGGCATGCAGATCCTCGAAACCAAGGGTGTCTTCTTCAATCCACTGCAGAACCAGTGGAACCTCTCGGCAGACATCGATGTCAACTACATGATGCTGGCGAGCCGCCCGGGATCGGCGACATGA
- a CDS encoding DUF924 family protein, protein MTTPQTIIDFWLRHGPEAWFSRNEALDAEIEADYAELHFQASRNELSDWQETPEGTLALLLLLDQFPRNLFRGSAHSYATDPLARTIAHHALAKGFDKQVEPILRPFIYLPFEHSEDMEDQRYSVSLFEKHRDETGDAEALKWAVLHLDLIERFGRFPHRNAALGRKTTPEEQAYLDEDGFKG, encoded by the coding sequence ATGACGACACCACAGACGATCATCGACTTCTGGCTGCGCCACGGCCCGGAAGCCTGGTTTTCGCGCAACGAAGCGCTCGACGCCGAAATCGAAGCGGACTATGCCGAGCTGCATTTCCAGGCTTCGCGCAACGAATTGTCGGATTGGCAGGAGACCCCGGAAGGCACCCTCGCTCTTCTCCTGCTGCTCGACCAGTTCCCGCGCAATCTCTTTCGCGGCAGCGCGCATTCCTATGCAACCGATCCGCTCGCCCGCACGATTGCGCATCACGCTTTGGCCAAAGGTTTCGACAAGCAAGTCGAGCCGATCCTGCGGCCCTTTATCTACCTGCCATTCGAACACTCGGAAGACATGGAAGACCAGCGCTACAGCGTCTCGCTTTTCGAGAAGCATCGCGACGAGACCGGGGACGCAGAAGCGCTGAAATGGGCCGTTCTGCATCTGGATCTGATCGAGCGCTTTGGCCGCTTTCCACACCGCAACGCCGCTCTTGGCCGCAAAACGACGCCCGAAGAGCAGGCCTATCTCGACGAAGACGGTTTCAAGGGCTGA
- a CDS encoding DUF3291 domain-containing protein: MTTASHHLAIYNFGVHTDAYLTGSVQGFSLREPFNFEAASRATGFVGRSGYAGEPGPESWGEQVFPRFLREIGRESGVSSLSLWLDIESLVAFTYAGVHADALKHARQWNERQAWPPLVLFWVKAGETPGWSEAVRRFEVLADQGPCPDAFNFKSAFTADGDPYLVNRERIKQLTAQNLEAQADLMSAVKALPV; the protein is encoded by the coding sequence TTGACAACCGCCTCGCATCATCTCGCGATCTATAACTTCGGCGTTCATACGGACGCCTATCTCACCGGGTCTGTGCAGGGGTTTTCGCTCAGAGAACCCTTCAACTTCGAGGCTGCAAGCCGTGCGACCGGTTTTGTCGGTCGCTCGGGCTATGCGGGTGAGCCGGGGCCTGAAAGCTGGGGCGAACAGGTCTTTCCACGCTTTCTGAGGGAGATCGGTCGGGAGAGCGGTGTGTCGTCACTCTCGCTCTGGCTCGACATCGAAAGCCTTGTCGCTTTCACCTATGCGGGGGTGCATGCGGATGCCCTGAAGCATGCGCGTCAGTGGAACGAGCGGCAGGCCTGGCCGCCTTTGGTGCTCTTCTGGGTCAAGGCGGGAGAGACACCCGGCTGGAGCGAGGCGGTGCGGCGCTTCGAGGTTCTGGCAGATCAGGGGCCTTGTCCGGACGCCTTCAATTTCAAAAGTGCCTTCACTGCCGACGGTGACCCCTATCTCGTCAATCGAGAGCGCATCAAGCAGCTGACCGCTCAAAATCTCGAAGCGCAGGCCGATCTGATGTCAGCCGTCAAAGCCTTGCCCGTCTGA